The Paraflavitalea devenefica genome contains a region encoding:
- a CDS encoding alpha-isopropylmalate synthase regulatory domain-containing protein, with protein sequence MDTTLRDGEQTSGVSFSASEKLTIAQLLLTDVKVDRIEIASARVSEGEFAAVKAITKWAKANGLLHKVEVLTFVDGDVSVQWMQKAGAKVMNLLTKGSLNHLTHQLKKKPEQHFAEVAAVIALAKKKGLECNVYLEDWSNGMRHSRDYVFQYLDFLQHQPVKRIMLPDTLGVLIPSEVYEYISAIVQRYPGIHFDFHAHNDYDLGTANVLEGVKAGAHGIHLTINGMGERAGNAPLASAVAVLNDFMPDVKTAVTEKSLYTVSKLVESFSGFRIPVNKPVVGENVFTQTAGIHADGDKKNKLYFSDLMPERFGRQRKYALGKTSGKANIENNLQQLGLHLSEPDLKKVTQRIIELGDRKEVVTQADLPYIIADVLNSNTIEEKVVIENYVLTHSKNLNPSVTIKISIEGELYEEHAQGDGQYDAFMNALKKVYKQRKQDLPVLTDYAVRIPPGGKSDALCETIITWSYNNKEFITRGLDSDQTVSAIKATQKMLNLI encoded by the coding sequence ATGGATACAACGCTCCGTGATGGTGAACAGACCAGCGGCGTATCTTTCTCAGCTTCGGAAAAACTGACGATTGCCCAGCTTTTACTCACCGATGTAAAGGTCGACAGGATTGAGATCGCCTCCGCCCGGGTGTCGGAAGGAGAGTTTGCTGCCGTAAAGGCCATCACCAAATGGGCCAAAGCAAACGGGTTGCTCCATAAGGTAGAAGTGCTCACTTTTGTAGATGGTGATGTCTCCGTACAATGGATGCAGAAAGCCGGCGCCAAAGTGATGAACCTGCTTACCAAGGGCTCCCTCAATCACCTGACCCACCAGTTGAAGAAAAAGCCCGAACAACATTTTGCTGAAGTAGCAGCCGTGATAGCGCTGGCCAAAAAGAAAGGACTGGAATGCAACGTGTATCTCGAAGACTGGAGTAATGGTATGCGCCATTCGAGGGATTACGTGTTTCAATACCTTGACTTCTTACAGCACCAGCCGGTAAAAAGGATCATGCTGCCCGATACATTGGGTGTGCTCATTCCTTCTGAAGTGTACGAATACATATCAGCCATCGTACAGCGGTATCCCGGTATCCATTTTGATTTTCATGCGCACAATGATTATGACCTGGGTACGGCCAATGTGCTGGAGGGGGTAAAAGCCGGCGCGCATGGCATTCACCTTACCATCAATGGCATGGGAGAGCGGGCCGGCAATGCGCCATTGGCCAGTGCGGTAGCTGTACTGAATGATTTCATGCCGGATGTTAAAACAGCCGTAACAGAAAAGTCTTTATACACCGTCAGCAAGCTGGTAGAGTCCTTCTCCGGTTTCCGTATACCGGTCAACAAACCGGTAGTAGGGGAGAATGTATTCACCCAAACAGCCGGTATTCATGCGGATGGCGATAAGAAGAATAAATTGTATTTCAGTGATCTCATGCCCGAGCGTTTTGGCCGTCAGCGCAAATATGCACTGGGCAAAACCAGCGGCAAGGCCAATATTGAGAACAACCTGCAACAGCTTGGCCTGCACTTGTCGGAACCTGACCTGAAGAAAGTAACCCAGCGTATTATTGAGCTGGGCGACCGGAAAGAGGTAGTTACACAGGCCGACCTGCCCTATATCATCGCCGATGTGTTGAACAGCAATACTATTGAAGAGAAAGTGGTCATCGAAAATTATGTACTCACGCACTCCAAAAATCTCAATCCTTCTGTCACCATAAAGATCTCCATTGAAGGGGAATTGTATGAAGAGCATGCCCAGGGCGATGGCCAGTATGATGCCTTCATGAATGCACTGAAAAAAGTGTATAAACAAAGGAAGCAGGACCTGCCTGTATTAACCGATTACGCCGTGCGCATTCCACCAGGCGGTAAAAGTGACGCCTTGTGCGAAACAATCATCACCTGGAGCTACAACAACAAGGAATTCATCACGCGCGGACTGGATAGTGACCAAACGGTTTCAGCGATCAAGGCCACTCAAAAGATGTTAAACCTGATATAG
- the leuB gene encoding 3-isopropylmalate dehydrogenase, whose product MATKHILIVPGDGIGQEVTAVGKKVLDKIAAKFGHSFTYDEALIGHVAIEATGNPLPDESLEKMRKSDAVLFGAVGHPKYDNDPSAKVRPEQGLLKMRKELGLYANLRPIKLFDELLGASSIKPEILKGADILFFRELTGDIYFGEKGRKNNGDTAFDVAEYSRYEVERIARKAFEAARTRRKKLCSVDKANVIETSRLWREVIQKIAPEYPDVEVEHQFVDATAMLLIKDPRRFDVVVTANLFGDILTDEASQIAGSMGMLASASIGDGTGVYEPIHGSAHDITGKGVANPLASILSAALLLDISFGMKAESEAVINAVDKVLKAGFRTRDIADAQTPADKILGTEAIGAEVLKFI is encoded by the coding sequence ATGGCTACGAAGCATATCTTAATTGTTCCCGGAGACGGAATAGGACAGGAAGTAACAGCAGTTGGTAAAAAAGTATTGGATAAAATTGCTGCGAAATTCGGACACAGTTTTACTTATGACGAAGCATTGATCGGACATGTGGCCATCGAGGCAACAGGCAATCCTTTACCGGATGAGTCACTGGAAAAAATGAGGAAATCAGATGCCGTGTTGTTTGGCGCGGTAGGCCATCCGAAATATGACAATGATCCTTCTGCCAAAGTAAGGCCGGAACAGGGATTGCTGAAAATGCGCAAGGAACTGGGCCTGTATGCCAACCTGCGCCCCATCAAGTTATTTGATGAGCTGCTTGGCGCCTCCAGCATCAAACCAGAGATCTTAAAAGGAGCAGATATCCTGTTCTTCCGTGAGCTGACCGGTGATATTTACTTTGGTGAAAAAGGAAGAAAGAACAACGGGGATACCGCTTTTGATGTGGCCGAATACAGCCGTTATGAAGTAGAACGCATTGCCCGCAAAGCATTTGAGGCAGCACGCACAAGAAGAAAGAAGTTATGCTCTGTAGATAAAGCCAACGTCATTGAAACCTCCCGCCTGTGGAGAGAAGTAATACAGAAAATAGCACCGGAGTATCCTGATGTAGAAGTAGAACACCAGTTTGTAGATGCCACAGCTATGTTGCTGATCAAAGATCCACGCCGCTTTGACGTAGTGGTTACCGCCAACCTCTTTGGCGATATCCTCACGGATGAGGCATCACAAATAGCAGGCTCCATGGGCATGCTGGCCTCCGCTTCGATAGGCGATGGTACAGGTGTATATGAGCCGATTCACGGTTCGGCCCATGATATTACCGGTAAAGGAGTGGCCAATCCGCTGGCTTCTATTTTATCGGCCGCCTTATTGCTGGACATTTCCTTTGGCATGAAAGCTGAATCGGAAGCCGTTATTAATGCTGTAGACAAAGTGCTGAAAGCAGGTTTCCGCACCAGGGATATTGCCGATGCGCAAACACCTGCTGATAAAATACTGGGTACCGAAGCTATTGGCGCAGAAGTACTGAAGTTTATTTAA
- the leuD gene encoding 3-isopropylmalate dehydratase small subunit produces MAYDKFTVLKSSAVPMPIENVDTDQIIPARFLKATERKGFGDNLFRDWRYNNDNSPKKDFVLNNTIYSGKILVAGRNFGSGSSREHAAWAIYDYGFRCVVSSFFADIFKNNSLNIGILPVQVSPAFLDNIFTAIEADPNTQLEVNLPEQTITILATGEKESFDINGYKKHNMMNGYDDIDYLQSLKTEIQSFAAKSMY; encoded by the coding sequence ATGGCTTACGATAAATTCACGGTATTAAAGAGTTCAGCGGTTCCTATGCCCATTGAAAATGTGGACACCGACCAGATCATTCCCGCCCGCTTTTTAAAGGCTACCGAACGCAAAGGATTTGGTGATAACCTTTTTCGCGACTGGCGCTACAATAATGATAATTCACCCAAGAAGGACTTTGTTTTAAACAATACTATTTATTCCGGTAAGATACTGGTAGCCGGCCGCAACTTCGGCAGCGGCAGCAGCCGCGAACATGCTGCCTGGGCCATTTATGATTATGGCTTCCGCTGCGTGGTATCCAGCTTCTTTGCTGATATCTTTAAGAACAACTCTTTGAACATTGGCATCCTGCCGGTACAGGTAAGTCCTGCCTTTCTCGACAATATCTTTACCGCCATCGAGGCCGATCCCAATACACAACTGGAAGTGAACCTGCCCGAACAAACGATCACGATCCTGGCCACCGGCGAAAAGGAATCGTTTGACATCAATGGCTATAAGAAGCACAATATGATGAATGGTTATGATGATATTGATTACCTGCAGTCTTTGAAAACCGAAATTCAATCATTTGCTGCCAAAAGCATGTATTAA